A genomic window from Leptospira ryugenii includes:
- a CDS encoding glutamate-1-semialdehyde 2,1-aminomutase, translated as MSSHDLFQRSLKVAPGGVHSPVRSFQSVGGNPIFFERSKGAYLWDVEGKRYIDFCQSFGPLLFGHRDPEIQEIVLDTIERTWTLGACEPYSLELAEFIIQHIPWVEKIRFVNSGTEAVMSALRVARAATGRAKVLKFEGCYHGHLDSLLVKAGSGLAGESASDSAGIPKELIQNTFVLSLDEEDELEEFFSEHGTEIAAIAIEPLPANYGLLPQRKSFLQKLRSLATKFGCVLIFDEVITGFRIGFTGMSGRLGISPDLVCYGKIIGGGFPVGAYAGKASLMDLVSPSGKVYQAGTLSANPIGMRAGLKTLQKAFLENPYSALSIQTETWSNELVKSLNETSEFTWKTQSLDSLFWLVRESGKEIRKISEIPSSLQDDFKTIFHPLLQKGVYLPPSPYEVGFLSTAHTKEILDETISLVKTLL; from the coding sequence TTGAGTTCACATGATTTATTCCAAAGATCACTTAAAGTTGCACCGGGGGGTGTACACTCTCCCGTACGTTCTTTCCAATCGGTTGGTGGAAATCCCATATTCTTTGAGAGATCCAAAGGAGCCTATCTATGGGATGTAGAGGGAAAGAGGTACATAGACTTTTGCCAAAGCTTCGGACCTTTGCTTTTTGGGCATAGAGATCCTGAAATCCAAGAGATTGTTTTAGATACCATTGAACGAACTTGGACTTTAGGCGCTTGTGAACCTTACTCTTTAGAATTAGCCGAATTCATCATCCAACACATTCCCTGGGTAGAAAAAATACGATTTGTCAACTCGGGTACTGAGGCGGTGATGAGTGCCCTACGTGTTGCACGCGCCGCTACTGGAAGGGCAAAGGTTCTTAAGTTCGAGGGTTGTTACCACGGTCATTTGGACAGTTTACTTGTAAAGGCTGGCTCTGGTTTGGCGGGAGAAAGTGCCTCTGATAGTGCCGGTATCCCCAAAGAACTCATACAAAATACTTTTGTTCTCAGTCTAGATGAGGAAGATGAACTTGAAGAGTTTTTTTCTGAGCATGGAACAGAAATTGCCGCCATCGCGATTGAACCTCTGCCGGCTAACTATGGTTTACTCCCACAAAGAAAATCTTTTTTGCAGAAATTGAGGTCTCTTGCAACAAAGTTTGGATGTGTATTGATCTTTGATGAAGTCATTACCGGTTTTCGAATCGGCTTTACGGGGATGTCTGGACGATTGGGGATAAGTCCAGATTTGGTTTGTTATGGCAAAATCATAGGAGGTGGTTTTCCTGTTGGTGCTTATGCGGGCAAAGCTTCACTGATGGATTTAGTCTCTCCCAGTGGAAAGGTGTACCAGGCGGGGACTTTATCAGCTAATCCGATCGGGATGAGAGCAGGCTTAAAGACACTCCAGAAAGCCTTTCTTGAAAATCCGTATTCTGCATTGTCCATACAAACAGAAACATGGTCAAACGAACTAGTCAAGAGTCTGAATGAAACATCAGAGTTTACTTGGAAAACGCAATCTCTTGATTCCCTTTTCTGGCTAGTCAGAGAAAGTGGAAAAGAAATAAGAAAGATATCAGAAATTCCATCCTCTCTTCAAGATGATTTTAAAACCATCTTCCATCCATTATTACAGAAAGGTGTCTATTTGCCTCCAAGTCCCTATGAGGTTGGATTTCTGTCAACGGCACATACAAAAGAAATCTTGGATGAAACCAT
- the hemB gene encoding porphobilinogen synthase, whose translation MMNLRRTKQNQNLIQLTDSSSLSHKKMIQPIFCVEGLHSKESLESLNNVYRDTETTILETIESDQKKGVQHFLLFLVPKTKSNEVFPNQFIERTIGSIKRKFPDIFLWLDTCFCSYSTHGHCGQINQMGEIDNSLSLITLSKLALLYAQSGADGIAPSDMMDGRVASHRRILDENQFSNVPILSYSTKFKSNFYGPFRSLADSKPQVGDRSTYQLFVGDRETAIRASIRDANEGADLLMVKPGMTSIDLLSEIQKKTLLPVGAYQVSSEYAAINLLAENQFLKREDALIETWQVFQRAGASFLISYAAREAKELWI comes from the coding sequence ATGATGAATTTAAGAAGAACAAAACAAAACCAAAATTTGATTCAATTGACAGATTCTTCTTCCTTATCTCACAAAAAGATGATCCAACCGATATTTTGCGTTGAGGGTCTACATTCTAAAGAAAGCTTAGAAAGCTTAAACAATGTTTACCGCGATACCGAGACAACAATTTTAGAGACGATTGAGTCTGACCAAAAGAAAGGGGTCCAACATTTTCTTTTATTTTTAGTGCCCAAGACAAAATCAAATGAAGTATTTCCCAATCAATTCATCGAACGAACGATAGGTTCTATCAAACGCAAATTTCCGGATATCTTTCTATGGTTAGATACCTGCTTTTGTTCCTACTCTACCCACGGGCACTGCGGGCAAATAAATCAGATGGGTGAGATCGACAATTCTCTTTCACTGATTACCTTGTCAAAATTGGCACTTTTATATGCCCAATCAGGTGCCGATGGAATAGCCCCCAGTGATATGATGGACGGCCGGGTGGCTTCCCATCGAAGGATATTGGATGAGAATCAGTTTTCAAACGTACCAATTTTGAGCTACTCAACAAAGTTTAAGAGCAATTTTTATGGACCTTTTCGTTCATTGGCAGATTCAAAACCTCAAGTTGGAGATAGATCCACCTATCAGCTATTTGTCGGTGATAGAGAAACAGCAATCCGCGCCTCCATCCGCGATGCAAACGAAGGTGCAGATTTATTAATGGTGAAGCCAGGCATGACTTCTATCGACTTGCTTTCTGAGATACAGAAAAAAACACTTCTACCAGTTGGAGCCTACCAGGTAAGTTCCGAGTATGCAGCCATCAATCTGTTAGCCGAAAATCAATTTCTAAAGAGAGAAGATGCCCTGATTGAAACATGGCAGGTATTCCAAAGAGCGGGAGCTTCATTTTTAATTAGTTATGCGGCAAGGGAAGCCAAGGAACTTTGGATTTGA
- the hemC gene encoding hydroxymethylbilane synthase yields the protein MRTTNIKKVIIGARSSTLSKLQAITVGEALNQKFPEIVIEYAFRETKGDLDQTTALPDFGGQSVFTKDLEEDLYAKKIDLIVHSWKDMDLGERKNSKVFSVLKRKDPRDVLLFKKTSIDAHNRPIQILTSSPRRAHQLLSFLPQYLPIQLQSLGFEVHSVRGNVPTRLEKCSSSQADGIVIAKAALDRLLSEQIPKSIREEVLQTQESIRKQLLNYFFMVLPLSICPTAPAQGALAVQILEENEELESLVKQITDRSTEECCLAERSALKMFGGGCHQKIGVTFLKRSYGTIQFLSGLKEDNVYTKENQILGTKELSFQREEVWPPGAKMAQRQRERLTYKIPPDSDLFVSRGYAFPLDLRTIPDKELVWTAGLGTWRELASRGIWVHGSVDGLGEQEPIDVRLLLGRTPRFIKLSHLESDSAFGQYSLISTYKLSSPEIPFPFDPNKIKAAFWRSGTEYSIVTNRFPILKRVIHFSGPGSTHQKIKNDLKDDLDAQIYVSLSFDDWVERHIKK from the coding sequence ATGCGAACAACTAACATAAAGAAGGTTATCATTGGAGCCAGATCATCCACACTTTCCAAACTTCAGGCAATTACAGTAGGTGAAGCCCTCAATCAAAAATTTCCAGAAATAGTCATAGAGTATGCCTTCCGAGAAACAAAAGGGGATCTTGACCAAACCACAGCCCTGCCCGATTTTGGCGGACAAAGTGTATTCACGAAAGATTTAGAAGAAGACCTCTATGCAAAAAAAATCGACCTGATTGTTCACTCTTGGAAGGATATGGACCTAGGTGAGCGAAAAAATTCCAAAGTTTTTTCCGTTCTAAAAAGAAAGGATCCTCGTGACGTACTTCTTTTTAAAAAAACCAGTATCGATGCACACAACCGTCCGATCCAAATACTCACCTCTTCCCCAAGACGAGCGCACCAACTCTTATCTTTTTTACCACAATACCTTCCCATTCAACTACAAAGCTTAGGATTTGAAGTGCATTCTGTGCGAGGGAATGTGCCAACTCGTCTGGAGAAATGTTCTTCTTCCCAGGCAGATGGTATCGTCATTGCAAAAGCTGCACTTGACAGACTCTTATCAGAACAGATTCCAAAATCAATCAGAGAAGAAGTTTTACAAACTCAAGAATCCATCCGTAAACAGTTACTAAACTATTTCTTTATGGTTCTGCCTCTATCAATCTGCCCTACGGCACCGGCACAAGGAGCATTGGCTGTACAAATCTTAGAAGAAAATGAAGAGTTAGAATCTCTAGTAAAACAAATCACTGACCGTAGCACAGAAGAATGTTGCCTAGCAGAAAGAAGCGCCTTAAAGATGTTTGGTGGAGGGTGCCACCAAAAAATAGGTGTTACCTTCTTAAAACGAAGTTATGGTACCATCCAATTTCTATCTGGACTCAAAGAAGACAATGTATACACCAAGGAAAATCAAATCCTTGGGACTAAGGAGCTCAGCTTCCAGAGAGAAGAGGTTTGGCCACCAGGGGCAAAGATGGCACAGAGACAAAGAGAGAGACTTACATATAAAATCCCGCCCGACTCAGATCTGTTTGTTTCGCGAGGGTATGCATTTCCTTTAGACCTAAGGACGATACCCGATAAAGAGTTAGTCTGGACGGCAGGACTAGGTACTTGGAGAGAGCTTGCAAGCAGAGGGATTTGGGTTCATGGTTCTGTAGATGGACTTGGAGAGCAGGAACCTATCGATGTACGCCTACTCTTAGGAAGGACACCAAGATTTATTAAATTATCTCATTTAGAATCTGATAGTGCATTCGGTCAATATTCATTGATTTCAACGTACAAATTGTCCTCGCCTGAAATCCCATTTCCTTTTGATCCCAACAAAATCAAAGCCGCTTTTTGGAGAAGTGGCACGGAATACAGTATCGTTACAAATCGTTTTCCTATTTTAAAACGTGTCATACACTTTTCCGGCCCTGGCTCTACACACCAAAAGATCAAAAATGATCTAAAGGATGATCTGGATGCACAAATCTATGTTTCGCTTTCTTTTGATGATTGGGTCGAAAGGCATATCAAAAAATGA